The following proteins come from a genomic window of Micromonospora zamorensis:
- a CDS encoding MmcQ/YjbR family DNA-binding protein — translation MVDAEDVRRVALALPHVVEIASDGFDFRVADKGFVWSYPERVPGRPRVIRLDIAVLFVGDEAEKQALLLGEPDVFFTAPGYDGLPLVLLRLAEIDLERLDELVTDAWRMRAPETLLSEREGAGK, via the coding sequence GTGGTTGACGCGGAGGACGTACGCCGGGTGGCGCTGGCCCTGCCGCACGTGGTGGAGATCGCCAGTGACGGCTTCGATTTCCGGGTGGCCGACAAGGGCTTCGTCTGGTCCTATCCGGAGCGGGTGCCGGGCCGGCCGCGGGTGATCCGGCTCGACATCGCCGTGCTGTTCGTCGGGGACGAGGCGGAGAAGCAGGCTCTCCTGCTCGGCGAACCGGACGTCTTCTTCACCGCGCCCGGTTACGACGGCCTGCCCCTGGTGCTGCTGCGCCTGGCGGAGATCGACCTCGAACGCCTGGACGAGCTGGTGACGGACGCGTGGCGGATGCGCGCGCCGGAGACGCTGCTGAGCGAGCGCGAGGGCGCCGGCAAATAG
- a CDS encoding DUF1223 domain-containing protein, which yields MTNPSTDGGFAVVEMFTSQGCSSCPPAEELLTEIESDARERGQPVFGLGFHVDYWDDLGWPDQFADAAYTARQEAYARAFGSGRLYTPQMVVNGTVEFVGSDRRRAAGAIASALATTAATTLTLSAPDVGGPRVVLDYQVDQPPEGAVLNVAIVQRGLDSEIARGENAGRTLRQDNVVRAFTSVGAGAEGGRMELTVPPDLDPRGATVVGYVQESGTRAVIGATAIGLSTA from the coding sequence ATGACGAACCCATCGACGGACGGCGGCTTCGCGGTCGTGGAGATGTTCACCTCACAGGGCTGCTCCAGTTGCCCTCCCGCCGAGGAGTTGCTGACCGAGATCGAGAGTGACGCCCGGGAACGGGGTCAACCTGTCTTCGGCCTCGGGTTTCACGTCGACTACTGGGACGATCTGGGCTGGCCCGACCAGTTCGCCGACGCTGCATACACCGCGCGGCAGGAGGCGTACGCCCGGGCCTTCGGCTCCGGACGTCTGTACACGCCGCAGATGGTCGTCAACGGCACCGTCGAGTTCGTCGGGTCCGATCGTCGACGGGCGGCCGGCGCGATCGCGTCCGCCCTGGCCACGACCGCCGCCACCACCCTCACGCTGTCCGCACCGGACGTCGGCGGGCCGCGGGTGGTGCTGGACTACCAGGTCGATCAGCCACCGGAGGGCGCGGTGCTGAACGTGGCGATCGTGCAACGCGGCCTGGACAGCGAGATCGCCCGGGGGGAGAACGCCGGGCGGACGCTACGGCAGGACAACGTCGTACGGGCCTTCACGTCGGTGGGAGCGGGCGCCGAGGGCGGACGGATGGAGCTGACGGTGCCGCCCGATCTCGATCCGCGCGGTGCCACGGTCGTCGGCTACGTGCAGGAGAGCGGCACCCGGGCCGTCATCGGGGCGACCGCGATCGGCCTGTCCACCGCGTAA